One Phycisphaera mikurensis NBRC 102666 DNA window includes the following coding sequences:
- the cas5c gene encoding type I-C CRISPR-associated protein Cas5c codes for MSIYLQVSGDLACFTRPEMKVERVSYDVITPSAARGVLEAIYWKPEIRWVIERIRVLKPIRWTTLRRNEVGAKASATNARSAMKAGRGTLGITVEDERQQRAATLLRDVAYVIQARFDILSGPRTPGKHLDQFNRRAKKGQCFQHPYLGCREFLADFEPADPAAPPACPEELQGEIDLGWTMLDFDYTRDRAARFFRAKMVDGVIDVPPMHPAAAVDTGGEGSLPEVVA; via the coding sequence ATGTCCATTTATCTTCAAGTCTCCGGCGACCTCGCGTGCTTCACCCGGCCCGAGATGAAGGTCGAGCGGGTCAGCTACGACGTCATCACCCCCTCCGCCGCCCGCGGCGTGCTGGAGGCGATCTACTGGAAGCCGGAGATCCGGTGGGTGATCGAGCGGATCCGCGTGCTGAAGCCGATCCGCTGGACCACGCTCCGCCGCAACGAAGTCGGCGCAAAGGCCTCCGCCACCAACGCGAGGTCGGCGATGAAAGCCGGTCGCGGAACGCTGGGGATCACCGTCGAGGACGAGCGGCAGCAACGGGCGGCCACGCTGCTGCGTGACGTGGCATACGTCATCCAGGCCCGCTTCGACATCCTCTCGGGCCCCCGCACCCCCGGCAAGCACCTCGACCAGTTCAACCGCCGGGCGAAGAAAGGGCAGTGCTTCCAACACCCGTACCTGGGCTGCCGCGAGTTCCTCGCCGACTTCGAGCCGGCCGATCCCGCGGCCCCGCCCGCGTGCCCGGAGGAGCTGCAAGGCGAGATCGACCTCGGCTGGACGATGCTCGACTTCGACTACACGCGTGACCGCGCCGCCCGCTTCTTCCGGGCGAAGATGGTCGACGGCGTGATCGACGTGCCCCCGATGCACCCCGCTGCGGCCGTTGACACGGGTGGCGAGGGCTCGCTCCCGGAGGTGGTCGCATGA
- the cas1c gene encoding type I-C CRISPR-associated endonuclease Cas1c gives MKRLLNTLFVQTQGAYLRKEGDAVVVRIEKKTALRVPLHQLDGVVTFGQVSASPFLQGACARAGVRFSMLDRRGRFLAAVQGFSPGNVLLRREQYRRADSEEASLLIARPIVAAKIANTRTVLLRAARDHPSADPTPDAGRPTDPAATAQRMADDARLAMTATSLDRLRGVEGESGASYFRAFDGLIRAGGDAFRFEKRSRRPPLNRTNALLSFLYTLLAHDCRSACEAAGLDAAVGFLHRDRPGRPSLALDLMESLRPVLADRLTLSLINRGQVKAGSFEPHASGAVFLTEAGRRTALTAYQERKRDELMHPFIGEKIELGLVPHVQARLLARHLRGDHDAYPDFLWR, from the coding sequence GTGAAGCGCCTCCTGAATACGCTGTTCGTGCAGACCCAGGGGGCGTACCTCCGCAAAGAGGGCGACGCCGTGGTCGTCCGCATCGAGAAGAAGACCGCGCTCCGCGTGCCGCTGCACCAGCTCGACGGCGTCGTGACCTTCGGCCAGGTCTCCGCCAGCCCCTTCCTGCAAGGGGCGTGCGCGAGAGCCGGCGTCCGCTTCTCCATGCTCGACCGCCGCGGCCGCTTCCTCGCCGCGGTCCAGGGCTTCAGCCCCGGGAACGTGCTGCTGCGGCGGGAGCAGTACCGGCGGGCGGACTCGGAGGAAGCGTCGCTGCTCATCGCCCGGCCGATCGTCGCCGCCAAAATCGCCAACACGCGGACCGTGCTGCTGCGGGCCGCCCGCGACCACCCGTCCGCAGATCCGACGCCCGACGCCGGGCGGCCGACCGACCCCGCGGCCACCGCGCAGCGGATGGCCGACGACGCCCGCCTCGCCATGACCGCCACCTCGCTCGACCGGCTCCGCGGCGTCGAGGGCGAGAGCGGCGCCTCCTACTTCCGCGCCTTCGACGGCCTGATCCGGGCCGGCGGCGACGCCTTCCGCTTCGAGAAGCGCTCCCGCCGCCCGCCGCTGAACCGCACCAACGCCCTGCTGTCCTTCCTCTACACGCTGCTCGCCCACGACTGCCGCTCCGCCTGCGAAGCCGCCGGGCTCGACGCCGCCGTCGGCTTCCTGCACCGCGACCGCCCCGGCCGGCCGTCGCTCGCGCTGGACCTGATGGAGTCGCTGCGGCCCGTGCTCGCCGACCGGCTGACGCTGTCGCTCATCAACCGCGGCCAGGTCAAAGCCGGCTCCTTCGAGCCGCACGCCTCGGGCGCCGTCTTCCTCACCGAGGCCGGCCGGCGCACCGCGCTCACCGCCTACCAGGAGCGGAAGCGGGACGAGTTGATGCACCCGTTCATCGGCGAGAAGATCGAGCTGGGCCTCGTGCCCCACGTCCAGGCCCGCCTGCTCGCCCGGCACCTCCGCGGCGACCACGACGCCTACCCCGACTTCCTCTGGCGCTGA
- the cas2 gene encoding CRISPR-associated endonuclease Cas2 — MMVLVTYDVATSTRAGVRRLRRVAKCCLNRGQRVQYSVFECEVDPSEWVELKDRLEKIIDPKVDSLRYYFLGANWQRRVEHVGAKAAVDLNGPLIV, encoded by the coding sequence ATGATGGTGCTCGTGACCTACGACGTGGCGACGAGCACGAGGGCCGGCGTCCGCCGCCTCCGCCGCGTCGCCAAGTGCTGCCTGAACCGCGGCCAGCGCGTGCAGTACTCGGTCTTCGAGTGCGAAGTCGACCCCTCCGAGTGGGTGGAGCTGAAGGATCGGTTGGAGAAGATCATCGACCCGAAAGTCGACAGCCTCCGCTACTACTTTCTCGGCGCCAACTGGCAGCGCCGCGTCGAGCACGTCGGCGCCAAGGCCGCCGTCGACCTCAACGGCCCCCTCATCGTCTGA
- the cas3 gene encoding CRISPR-associated helicase Cas3' translates to MFYAHTHPAGREHWEPLATHLREVADAASAFGEAFGCGPLAHALGRWHDLGKATFAFQEKVLGAGVDEAAAEGEAQRPRARVDHATAGARYAADQLGPVLGPCLAAAVAGHHGHLPDWQTDAARDRDLEARLDPQRKRIEPHDPGFESPWDDAQAAAVGPIRWPGAEELGGHTTAFLTRMLFSCLVDADRLCTQRFSDPAGHARRPARPDLDAEAMSAALDASMAELLAGRTGDPSPVDAARAGVLAACRAAAKKGAGWFTLEVPTGGGKTLASLRFALDHARHTGQRRIVCALPFTSIIEQTAERYREVFRDLEARRGEPVVLEHHSSLDPGGVSFAAQLATENWAAPLVVTTNVQLFESLFASHGTPCRKLHRLANAILILDEAQAIPPGLMRPVLAALDELVRNFGCTVVLCTATQPAVARREGFAIGIPPERITRIVPEPERLFEAMRRVAVEPAGHLTDEELADRLAREPAALCIVNARRHAAAVLERLRERRPDALHLSAAMCPAHRSDRVAEVKRRLRAGEPCLVISTTVVEAGVDVDFPVVYRALAGFDSVAQAAGRANREGRLSGLGRVVVFETDHAPPPGVKSGVEIARGLLSAHPDPLQPEAIRAYFEEHLWKNPGPGVTPWDTHDVMPCFGGFLPDQRDGTDAHHHNFREAASRFRWIDSATTPVVVPYSEEGRRIVAALTEAEEPRFDLLREAQRHTVAVYHNQRDRLDENAVIRPGFTPEGEEPAFYLLRPEAYDEALGLRDDVLNAPGGLVC, encoded by the coding sequence ATGTTCTACGCGCACACCCACCCCGCCGGCCGCGAGCACTGGGAACCGCTCGCGACCCACCTCCGCGAAGTCGCGGACGCGGCTTCGGCATTCGGCGAAGCGTTCGGGTGCGGCCCGCTCGCGCATGCGCTCGGGCGTTGGCACGATCTCGGCAAAGCCACCTTCGCCTTCCAGGAAAAGGTGCTGGGAGCGGGGGTCGACGAGGCGGCAGCCGAGGGCGAGGCACAGCGGCCCCGGGCACGCGTCGACCACGCCACGGCCGGGGCGCGCTACGCCGCGGATCAACTCGGCCCCGTGCTGGGGCCGTGCCTCGCCGCCGCGGTCGCCGGCCACCACGGGCACCTGCCCGACTGGCAGACCGACGCCGCTCGCGACCGCGACCTGGAGGCTCGGCTCGATCCGCAGCGCAAGCGCATCGAGCCGCACGATCCCGGCTTCGAAAGCCCCTGGGACGACGCGCAAGCCGCGGCCGTCGGACCGATCCGCTGGCCCGGAGCGGAGGAGCTCGGCGGCCACACCACCGCCTTCCTCACACGGATGCTCTTCAGCTGCCTGGTCGACGCCGACCGGCTCTGCACGCAGCGGTTCAGCGACCCCGCGGGGCACGCCCGGCGGCCCGCGCGACCGGACCTCGACGCGGAAGCGATGTCCGCGGCGCTCGATGCGTCGATGGCGGAGCTGCTGGCGGGCCGCACGGGCGATCCGTCGCCCGTCGATGCCGCCCGGGCCGGCGTGCTGGCCGCGTGCCGCGCGGCCGCGAAGAAGGGCGCCGGCTGGTTCACGTTGGAGGTGCCCACCGGCGGCGGCAAGACGCTCGCCTCGCTCCGTTTCGCGCTCGACCACGCCCGCCACACCGGCCAGCGGCGCATCGTCTGCGCCCTGCCGTTCACAAGCATCATCGAGCAGACCGCCGAGAGGTACCGGGAGGTTTTCCGCGACCTGGAGGCGCGGCGTGGCGAACCCGTCGTGCTCGAGCACCACAGCAGCCTCGACCCCGGGGGCGTGTCTTTCGCCGCCCAGCTCGCCACCGAGAACTGGGCGGCCCCGCTGGTCGTCACCACCAACGTGCAGCTCTTCGAGTCGCTGTTCGCCAGCCACGGCACGCCCTGCCGCAAGCTGCACCGGCTCGCCAACGCCATCCTGATCCTCGACGAGGCGCAAGCGATCCCGCCCGGCCTGATGCGGCCGGTGCTCGCCGCACTCGATGAGCTCGTCCGCAACTTCGGCTGCACCGTCGTTCTCTGCACCGCCACGCAGCCCGCCGTTGCCCGGCGGGAGGGCTTCGCCATCGGCATCCCGCCCGAGCGGATCACCCGCATCGTTCCCGAGCCCGAGCGGCTCTTCGAGGCGATGCGGCGGGTGGCGGTCGAGCCCGCCGGACACCTCACCGACGAGGAACTCGCCGACCGCCTCGCCCGCGAGCCCGCGGCCCTGTGCATCGTCAACGCCCGCAGACACGCCGCCGCCGTGCTGGAGCGGCTGCGGGAGCGTCGACCCGATGCCCTGCACCTCTCCGCCGCGATGTGCCCGGCCCACCGCAGCGACCGCGTCGCGGAGGTGAAGCGGCGGCTGCGTGCGGGCGAGCCCTGCCTGGTGATCTCCACCACGGTGGTGGAGGCCGGCGTCGACGTCGACTTCCCCGTCGTGTACCGGGCCCTCGCCGGCTTCGACTCCGTCGCCCAGGCCGCCGGCCGGGCCAACCGCGAGGGCCGGCTGAGCGGTCTTGGCCGCGTCGTCGTCTTCGAGACCGATCACGCTCCGCCTCCAGGCGTCAAGAGCGGCGTGGAAATCGCCCGGGGGCTGCTCTCCGCCCACCCCGACCCGCTGCAGCCGGAGGCGATCCGCGCCTACTTCGAGGAGCACCTCTGGAAGAACCCCGGGCCGGGGGTGACGCCCTGGGACACCCACGACGTGATGCCCTGCTTCGGCGGCTTCCTGCCAGACCAGCGGGACGGGACCGATGCGCACCACCACAACTTCCGCGAGGCCGCCTCCCGCTTCCGCTGGATCGACAGCGCCACCACGCCGGTCGTCGTGCCTTACAGCGAGGAGGGCCGGCGGATCGTTGCGGCATTGACCGAGGCGGAGGAGCCACGCTTCGACCTCCTCCGCGAGGCCCAGCGGCACACTGTCGCGGTCTACCACAACCAGCGCGACCGGCTCGACGAGAACGCCGTGATCCGGCCCGGCTTCACCCCCGAGGGCGAGGAGCCGGCCTTCTACCTGCTCCGGCCCGAGGCGTACGACGAGGCGCTGGGCCTGCGGGACGACGTGCTGAACGCCCCGGGCGGGCTGGTTTGCTGA
- a CDS encoding AraC family transcriptional regulator — MVKKQQTEAAPRRAVRVEEPPGVAIACYTPMPADAFGTGYLAPTHALHLYEYDATLRLCGRELALRRGTLSFTPAGEESRYRVPRAGRHWCVHFAAEEGAGDDRGRLDLPLVWDAGDLAADARSRFERLVALAADRPARGAGALLERSLRVAALELVLWFARESSVAGPPDRRRVAEGVGVHPAVARLVAIVQRDLHRPLRAASLAAEVGMSQNHLARLFREVHGCTIPAWILRRRIELATLLLATTDLPVKAIGHRVGLPDPQHFNKQCRRLTGTSPSAIRRRGGAAAASDRG; from the coding sequence GTGGTCAAAAAACAACAGACCGAGGCCGCGCCCCGGCGGGCCGTCCGCGTGGAGGAACCGCCGGGCGTGGCCATCGCCTGCTACACGCCGATGCCGGCGGACGCGTTCGGCACGGGTTACCTCGCGCCAACGCACGCGCTGCACCTCTACGAGTACGACGCGACGCTGCGGCTTTGCGGGCGCGAGCTGGCGCTGCGGCGTGGGACGCTCTCGTTCACGCCGGCGGGGGAAGAGTCGCGGTACCGGGTGCCGCGGGCGGGGCGGCACTGGTGCGTCCACTTCGCGGCGGAGGAGGGGGCGGGCGACGACCGGGGGCGGCTGGACCTGCCGCTGGTCTGGGACGCCGGGGACCTCGCCGCCGACGCCCGCTCCCGCTTCGAGCGGCTGGTGGCGCTCGCGGCGGACCGGCCGGCGCGCGGGGCGGGGGCGTTGCTCGAACGCTCGCTGCGGGTGGCCGCGCTGGAGCTGGTCCTGTGGTTCGCACGGGAGTCGAGCGTCGCCGGCCCGCCCGACCGCCGGCGCGTCGCCGAGGGCGTCGGCGTCCACCCGGCGGTGGCGCGGCTGGTCGCGATCGTCCAGCGCGACCTGCACCGGCCGCTGCGGGCCGCGTCGCTCGCCGCGGAGGTCGGCATGAGCCAGAACCACCTCGCGCGGCTCTTTCGGGAGGTCCACGGCTGCACCATCCCGGCGTGGATCCTGCGCCGCCGGATCGAGCTGGCGACGCTGCTGCTGGCCACGACCGACCTGCCGGTCAAGGCGATCGGGCACCGCGTGGGGCTTCCCGATCCGCAGCACTTCAACAAGCAGTGCCGCCGGCTGACCGGGACGAGCCCCAGCGCGATCCGACGCCGCGGCGGCGCTGCGGCCGCCTCCGATCGTGGCTGA
- a CDS encoding phytanoyl-CoA dioxygenase family protein codes for MPATAAAPLVPPAASGTDRLTDEQVAFYHEHGWLRIPGVYAAAEVAAMRTDLDWMIDDWAELSGGWTGPWRQKIMDASTEAKSKLIVMHDLQYYSQAWMRAVTRADVGERMSQLLTGPDEPGGAPVELHHSTMHVKPPETGHPFPMHQDLAFYDHADARYVDALVHLDDTRHENGEIRFVSGSHKLGPLEHVTEHRNDAGETVPCTPHLPWERFSLDDTDPVPAKAGDLVVFNILTVHGSHVNRTNDMRRLVRVGYKHPLNRQTRGQSAQRPNLMVRGRRPRREGEFLFGTECVGDGSGIQQEP; via the coding sequence ATGCCCGCCACCGCCGCCGCACCCCTGGTTCCCCCCGCCGCCTCCGGCACCGACCGCCTCACCGACGAGCAGGTGGCGTTCTACCACGAGCACGGGTGGCTCCGCATCCCCGGCGTCTACGCGGCCGCGGAGGTCGCCGCGATGCGGACCGACCTCGACTGGATGATCGACGACTGGGCCGAGCTTTCCGGCGGGTGGACCGGCCCGTGGCGGCAGAAGATCATGGACGCCTCCACCGAGGCGAAGAGCAAGCTGATCGTCATGCACGACCTGCAGTACTACAGCCAGGCGTGGATGCGGGCGGTCACGCGGGCCGACGTCGGCGAGCGGATGTCGCAGCTGCTCACCGGCCCCGACGAGCCCGGCGGCGCCCCCGTCGAGCTGCACCACTCCACGATGCACGTGAAGCCGCCGGAGACCGGCCACCCCTTCCCGATGCACCAAGACCTCGCCTTCTACGACCACGCCGACGCCCGCTACGTCGACGCGCTCGTCCACCTCGACGACACCCGCCACGAGAACGGCGAGATCCGCTTCGTCAGCGGCTCGCACAAGCTCGGGCCGCTGGAGCACGTCACCGAGCACCGCAACGACGCCGGCGAGACCGTGCCCTGCACGCCGCACCTGCCCTGGGAGCGCTTCTCGCTGGACGACACCGACCCGGTGCCCGCCAAGGCCGGCGACCTGGTCGTCTTCAACATCCTCACCGTCCACGGCAGCCACGTGAACCGCACGAACGACATGCGCCGGCTCGTCCGCGTCGGCTACAAGCACCCGCTGAACCGGCAGACCCGCGGCCAGTCGGCCCAGCGCCCCAACCTCATGGTCCGCGGCCGCCGCCCCCGCCGCGAGGGCGAGTTCCTCTTCGGCACCGAGTGCGTCGGCGACGGCAGCGGCATCCAGCAGGAACCCTGA
- the cas4 gene encoding CRISPR-associated protein Cas4, translating into MASTSFAEADLRPISALQHLFFCPRQCALIHNEQEWEENRLTAEGRVLHEKAHDDTAKEHRPGRDGGPGRRTTRGLPLRSFEHGLIGQADVVEFDDPAEGSGATAAPGAVRPVEYKRGKPKAHQADRVQLCAQALCLEEMLGLEIASGHLFYGKVRRREPVVFDLRLRTLTAATAARLHELLGSGRTPAAVYESAKCDRCSLIRVCMPKQGGRDGSAAARFDRELARSLKAGSA; encoded by the coding sequence ATGGCAAGCACCTCCTTCGCCGAAGCCGACCTCCGGCCCATCTCCGCCCTCCAGCACCTCTTCTTCTGCCCCCGCCAGTGCGCGCTCATCCACAACGAGCAGGAGTGGGAGGAGAACCGCCTCACCGCCGAGGGCCGCGTGCTGCACGAGAAGGCGCACGACGACACAGCCAAGGAGCACCGGCCCGGCCGAGACGGCGGACCCGGCCGACGCACCACCCGCGGGCTGCCGCTCCGCTCCTTCGAGCACGGGCTCATCGGCCAGGCCGACGTGGTGGAGTTCGACGACCCCGCCGAGGGTTCCGGAGCCACTGCCGCTCCGGGGGCGGTCCGCCCGGTGGAGTACAAGCGGGGCAAGCCCAAGGCGCACCAGGCCGACCGCGTGCAGCTGTGCGCCCAGGCGCTGTGCCTGGAGGAGATGCTCGGGCTGGAGATCGCCTCCGGCCACCTCTTCTACGGGAAGGTTCGCCGGCGCGAGCCGGTCGTCTTCGATCTGCGCCTCCGCACGCTCACCGCCGCGACCGCCGCCCGGTTGCACGAACTGCTCGGATCGGGCCGCACGCCCGCCGCGGTGTACGAGAGCGCGAAGTGCGACCGCTGCTCGCTCATCCGCGTGTGCATGCCCAAGCAGGGTGGCCGCGACGGCTCCGCCGCCGCCCGCTTCGACCGGGAGCTGGCCCGGAGCCTGAAGGCGGGCTCCGCGTGA
- the cas8c gene encoding type I-C CRISPR-associated protein Cas8c/Csd1 — MILQALAEHYDRLVAQEERAHGSDTAPRIARYGYSQQKVSFAVVLEPDGSLVQIESRMQESGGKGKPRPAERIVPGQAKPSGSGLNPCFLWDNPAYLLGLPADPEDEKKVARAAESFAALRERHLALEEAIDDAGYAAVCRFLEAWDPARLPDTPGRENLDGPGFGVFRLSGERQDVHERPAVDAFWRATLEAPADAAAGDDAAPAGMCLVTGRTGPLARLHEPKIKGVLGGQSSGGLIVSFNDSAYLSQGHTDGRNAPTSEAAAFAYCTALNHLLGDERSRIRLGDTTCVLWSERASNPIAPLATGLVNDFLYAANKSGFIDDSPTAHETRTAVSGFLHRLRQGLPAAQSAELEEPGHRFFLLGLAPNAARISIRFFLRSTTGAFAEHLAAHVRGLEIVGRRDDDRPLSVQAMLRETVRDAKDVPPRLEGDLLRAVLTGVPYPQNLAAGVLRRMRADPVVNANRAAILRAWLNRLFPHKPEIPVALDPDRSDPPYVLGRLFALYERAQQEAQGKGLNRTIRDSFFATASSTPAAVFPRLSRLNGNHAGKLRRESPGRAVWLEKQIGEVFDRLDGFPRHLAMEDQGLFAIGYHHQTQDFFRKRVPGGLDTEAGDRDAAGTETTTAPSGAATYA, encoded by the coding sequence ATGATCCTCCAGGCCCTCGCCGAGCACTACGACCGCCTCGTCGCCCAGGAGGAACGCGCCCACGGCAGCGACACCGCCCCGCGCATCGCCCGCTACGGCTACAGCCAGCAGAAGGTCAGCTTCGCCGTGGTGCTCGAGCCCGACGGCTCACTCGTGCAGATCGAGTCCCGCATGCAGGAGAGCGGCGGCAAGGGAAAGCCGCGGCCGGCGGAGCGGATCGTGCCGGGGCAGGCGAAGCCGTCCGGCTCGGGCCTGAACCCCTGCTTCCTCTGGGACAACCCCGCGTACCTGCTGGGCCTGCCCGCCGATCCCGAAGACGAGAAGAAGGTCGCCCGGGCCGCCGAGAGCTTCGCCGCCCTGCGGGAGCGGCACCTGGCGCTGGAGGAGGCCATCGACGATGCGGGCTACGCCGCCGTCTGCCGCTTCCTGGAAGCGTGGGATCCGGCCCGCCTCCCGGACACGCCCGGCCGCGAGAACCTCGACGGCCCCGGCTTCGGCGTCTTCCGCCTCAGCGGCGAGCGGCAAGACGTCCACGAGCGGCCCGCCGTCGACGCGTTTTGGCGGGCCACGCTGGAGGCGCCAGCCGACGCCGCAGCCGGCGACGACGCGGCGCCCGCCGGCATGTGCTTGGTCACCGGCCGCACCGGCCCGCTCGCTCGCTTGCACGAGCCCAAGATCAAGGGCGTGCTCGGCGGCCAGTCCTCCGGCGGCCTGATCGTCTCCTTCAACGATTCTGCTTATCTCTCGCAAGGTCACACCGACGGTCGCAATGCCCCGACCTCCGAGGCCGCCGCCTTCGCCTACTGCACTGCGCTCAACCACCTGCTCGGCGACGAACGCAGCCGCATCCGCCTCGGCGACACCACCTGCGTGCTGTGGTCGGAGCGAGCGTCCAACCCGATCGCCCCGCTCGCAACGGGGTTGGTGAACGACTTCCTCTACGCGGCAAACAAGAGCGGCTTCATCGACGACTCCCCCACCGCCCACGAGACGCGGACCGCCGTCTCCGGCTTCCTCCACCGGCTGCGTCAGGGCCTCCCGGCCGCTCAGTCCGCGGAACTCGAGGAGCCGGGCCACCGCTTCTTCCTCCTCGGCCTCGCCCCCAACGCGGCAAGGATCAGCATCCGCTTCTTCCTCCGTTCCACCACTGGAGCGTTCGCGGAGCACCTCGCTGCGCACGTCCGCGGATTGGAGATCGTCGGCCGCCGCGACGACGACCGCCCGCTCAGCGTCCAGGCGATGCTCCGCGAGACCGTCCGCGACGCCAAGGACGTTCCGCCGCGGTTGGAGGGCGACCTCCTCCGCGCGGTCCTCACCGGTGTTCCCTACCCGCAGAACCTCGCCGCCGGCGTGCTCCGGCGGATGCGGGCCGATCCCGTCGTCAACGCCAACCGCGCCGCGATCCTGCGGGCCTGGCTCAACCGCCTCTTCCCCCACAAGCCGGAGATCCCCGTGGCTCTCGATCCCGACCGCAGCGACCCGCCCTACGTCCTCGGGCGTCTCTTCGCCCTGTACGAGCGTGCCCAACAGGAAGCTCAGGGCAAGGGCCTGAACCGGACGATCCGGGACAGCTTCTTCGCCACCGCCTCCTCCACGCCCGCGGCGGTCTTCCCCCGCCTCTCGCGGCTCAACGGCAACCACGCCGGGAAGCTCCGCCGCGAGAGTCCCGGCCGCGCCGTCTGGCTGGAGAAGCAGATCGGCGAGGTCTTCGACCGCCTCGACGGCTTCCCCCGCCACCTCGCGATGGAGGACCAGGGCCTCTTCGCGATCGGCTATCACCACCAGACGCAGGACTTCTTCCGCAAGCGTGTTCCCGGGGGGCTTGACACCGAAGCCGGCGATCGAGACGCCGCCGGCACCGAAACCACCACCGCCCCTTCCGGAGCCGCCACTTATGCCTGA
- the cas7c gene encoding type I-C CRISPR-associated protein Cas7/Csd2 — protein sequence MPEPLAHRYDFAYFFDVTDGNPNGDPDAGNLPRVDPETGHGLVTDVCLKRKVRNYVQLVHEGEPPHEIYVREKAILNQQHERAYKALDVSVDAKKRKDKGDEKAAKDRELTAWMCKNFYDIRTFGAVMTTGVNCGQVRGPVQLGIARSLEPIVPAEHAVTRCAVTTEKESAAQDGDNRTMGRKFTVPYALYRVHGFVNAPLAQQTGFSEDDLNLFKRALDQMFEHDRSAARGTMAPRACIAFRHEHRLGNARADQLFRRVEAKRRDPNAAEPARRFADFELTVDEADLPEGVSVERWVAE from the coding sequence ATGCCTGAACCCCTCGCCCACCGCTACGACTTCGCCTACTTCTTCGACGTCACCGACGGCAACCCCAACGGCGACCCCGACGCCGGGAACCTGCCGCGCGTCGACCCCGAGACCGGCCACGGCCTCGTCACCGACGTCTGCCTCAAGCGGAAGGTCCGCAACTACGTGCAGCTGGTTCACGAGGGTGAGCCGCCGCACGAGATCTACGTGCGGGAGAAGGCGATCCTCAACCAGCAGCACGAGCGGGCTTACAAGGCACTTGACGTTTCGGTCGACGCCAAGAAGCGGAAGGACAAGGGCGACGAGAAGGCGGCCAAGGACCGCGAGCTCACCGCGTGGATGTGCAAGAACTTCTACGACATCCGCACCTTCGGGGCCGTCATGACCACCGGCGTCAACTGCGGCCAGGTCCGCGGCCCCGTGCAGCTGGGCATCGCCCGGAGCCTGGAGCCCATCGTGCCCGCCGAGCACGCCGTCACCCGCTGCGCCGTCACCACCGAGAAGGAGTCGGCCGCTCAAGACGGTGACAACCGCACCATGGGCCGCAAGTTCACCGTGCCCTACGCCCTCTACCGCGTCCACGGCTTCGTCAACGCCCCGCTCGCCCAGCAGACCGGCTTCAGCGAAGACGACCTCAACCTCTTCAAGCGTGCCCTCGACCAGATGTTCGAGCACGACCGCTCCGCCGCCCGCGGCACGATGGCCCCGCGGGCCTGCATCGCCTTCCGCCACGAGCACCGCCTGGGCAACGCGCGGGCTGACCAGCTCTTCCGCCGCGTGGAGGCGAAGCGGAGAGACCCCAACGCCGCCGAGCCCGCCCGCCGCTTCGCGGACTTCGAGCTCACGGTCGACGAGGCCGACCTGCCCGAGGGCGTCAGCGTGGAGCGATGGGTTGCCGAGTAA